A window from Mus caroli chromosome 2, CAROLI_EIJ_v1.1, whole genome shotgun sequence encodes these proteins:
- the LOC110290247 gene encoding olfactory receptor 998, producing MEEKNQTIVMEFFFLGLTDHLYQKIALFITVLFVYLVTLGGNLGMITLIWVDPRLHTPMYFFLSHLSFVDMCSSSSIAPKMLCDIFAEEKRISFMGCAAQMWFFGFFVGTECFLLASMAYDRYTAICKPLLYTLLMSQRVCVHLVVGPYAFAIINITTHTTLAFCLPFCGSNTINHFFCDVSPLFSLACADSWVNKVVLFVLSGTIGVFSGLIIIVSYVSILMTILKIQTADGKRKAFSTCSSHLAVVSILYGTLFFIYVRPSASFSLNINKMISLFYTVVIPMLNPLIYSLRNKEVKGAFRRKVQKKHFPAGR from the coding sequence atggaagaaaagaatcagaCTATTGTAATGGAGTTTTTCTTCCTGGGCCTAACAGATCATCTCTATCAGAAGATTGCACTTTTCATCACGGTCCTCTTTGTTTATCTTGTCACACTGGGAGGCAACTTGGGCATGATCACTCTCATATGGGTGGACCCCAGGCTGCATACACCTATGTACTTTTTCCTCAGCCACTTGTCATTTGTTGATATGTGCTCCTCTTCTTCCATAGCTCCTAAGATGCTCTGTGATATCTTTGCCGAGGAAAAAAGGATCTCTTTCATGGGCTGTGCAGCACAGATGTggttctttggtttctttgtggGAACTGAGTGTTTCCTGCTTGCTTCCATGGCATATGATCGGTATACAGCCATTTGCAAGCCCTTACTGTATACTCTCCTTATGTCTCAGAGGGTATGTGTGCATCTGGTTGTAGGGCCTTATGCCTTTGCTATTATAAACATCACAACTCATACAACCTTGGCTTTTTGCTTACCGTTTTGTGGCTCAAATACCATCAatcatttcttctgtgatgtcTCTCCACTTTTTTCATTGGCATGTGCTGACTCCTGGGTTAATAAGGTTgtgctttttgttctttctggaaCCATAGGAGTGTTCAGTGGTCTGATCATCATAGTCTCCTATGTCAGCATCTTGATGACAATTTTGAAGATTCAAACTGCTGATGGGAAACGAAAAGCCTTCTCTACTTGTTCCTCTCACTTGGCAGTTGTCTCCATTCTGTATGGGacacttttctttatttatgttcgACCCAGTGCAAGTTTTTCCTTAAACATCAACAAAATGATTTCTCTGTTTTATACTGTGGTGATCCCTATGCTGAATCCCCTCATCTATAGCCTGAGGAACAAAGAAGTGAAAGGTGCATTCAGGAGAAAGGTgcaaaagaaacattttccagCAGGCAGGTAA
- the LOC110290204 gene encoding olfactory receptor 998-like yields the protein MEEKNQTVMPEFLFLGITDNLHQKIVIFIIFFFVYLVTLGGNVGMITLIWLDPRLHTPMYFFLSQLSFVDVSSSSSIAPKMLCDIFAGNKAISFVGCATQMWFFGLCVATECFLLAAMAYDRYAAICKPLLYTLIMSPHLCVLLVIGPYAIALISTTTHTTLTFCLPFCGPYIINHFFCDISPLLSLACTDTQINKLVLFVLAGAVGVLSGMIILVSYVCILKEILKIQTANGRRKAFSTCSSHLATVSILYGTLFFIYVRPNVSSSLNINKVISLFYTMVIPMLNPLIYSLRNQEVKNAFRRTLEKKHFLIGV from the coding sequence atggaagaaaagaatcagaCTGTCATGCCTGAGTTTCTCTTCCTTGGCATTACAGATAACCTCCATCAGAAGAttgtcatcttcatcatctttttctttgtttatcttGTCACTCTTGGGGGTAATGTGGGGATGATCACTCTCATATGGTTGGACCCCAGGCTGCACACACCtatgtacttttttctcagccAACTGTCCTTTGTAGAtgtgtcttcctcttcttccatagCTCCCAAGATGCTGTGTGACATTTTTGCAGGGAACAAAGCCATCTCTTTTGTGGGCTGTGCAACACAGATGTGGTTCTTCGGTCTCTGTGTGGCAACTGAATGCTTTCTCCTGGCTGCCATGGCATATGATCGGTATGCAGCCATCTGTAAGCCCTTGCTGTATACACTTATTATGTCTCCACATCTCTGTGTGTTGTTGGTTATTGGGCCTTATGCCATTGCTCTTATAAGTACAACGACACACACAACTTTGACCTTTTGCTTACCATTCTGTGGTCCATATATTATCAACCACTTTTTCTGTGACATTTCCCCATTGCTGTCTCTAGCATGTACTGACACCCAGATAAATAAATTGGTGCTTTTTGTCTTGGCTGGAGCAGTAGGTGTGCTCAGTGGAATGATAATCTTGGTGTCCTATGTTTGCATCTTGAAGGAAATTTTGAAGATTCAGACAGCCAATGGGAGACGAAAAGCCTTCTCAACTTGTTCCTCTCACTTGGCAACTGTCTCTATCCTGTATGGGAcccttttcttcatctatgttcgACCCAATGTCAGTTCCTCCTTGAATATTAATAAAgttatatctttattttacacTATGGTGATTCCCATGTTGAATCCCCTCATCTACAGCTTGAGGAATCAAGAGGTAAAAAATGCATTCAGGAGAACTTTGGAGAAGAAGCACTTCCTAATAGGTGTTTAA